Proteins from one Halovivax limisalsi genomic window:
- a CDS encoding chemotaxis protein CheA, with the protein MDEYVREFVEEADEAITELNTLLLELERSPSDEAVLEEIFRTAHTLKGNAGAIGLDRVSDLAHAFEDLLDAIRAGTVEVTPSLMDTIFETVDALEAMIEEVARTGAIETDPEPMVRRLRDPLAAGTRTLEEPTDEAVDAILARFDPPTHPDHEAYLARMRIAESDRLNNGLVVVEALIDAFDLIGTDPSRTAIENDGYGDRIDAVFATAVGTSAIRAALEPVDAVESFTITRVTDRFEAAGTGSTVEDDLAAIDLSSDEANALSVDELLDEFSELDDIDALAETIDDASEFDDIDDAGSFDDLFDSESTDAAADTEPASSTESTSETEDVEDANAVFSELQDEVEMVGFDELQAELEELEFDEFDEEEIGMDELLGDDVDPDDPTFLDIESDEEAAGADDSGEDVAATSWETAAETDEATIGANADPSVDAGDGSAADDAADVTVETDAEAATAHDSEAATVVDDAADADGESATPDESEVDWEPDPAADWEPDSEPESASADDASRPATAGESTRADSSETEPTRADAPAEGQPDWIAEIGPDAAAADDAPSSSVDQAGAADRSSTDPDAAATGSAVDEPESPAGEADPDEFADALFGGPPSDADETEDDGSADDEPADRGVEPTAPGESEREESAEAPAAEGVTDEAATVSSERPDESPEGAESPDESPEGAESPIEESDSVDSAAAESDPAPTESAGVDGHESAVDEPDEPEPTADADPDGGGFEAAAGADSDADDVFDPTDIPDPSSIGADVDVDADAADDVEPDSADDVAAPADAFDPSADLGDVSFDPDADAAGSATGEPDAGVDDWGEEPSPWDADADDAAAFSAVGTGAESAEFDDEFGVDESGADAFVEFDEDDASFADPADDADASADGDDPEDPVLAKLDAMEIPDITIPERAEVDAESAVEDGAQSVRVDRESIDSLLQLVEGLVTSRVRLRSAVDDRAPYEELDRELDDLEEITTELQETVMDVRLVPLETVTNRLPRLVRDLAREQEKQIDLERENDGVELDRRLLDEIGDPLIHLVRNAVDHGIEPPEEREDAGKPPEGTITIDADRVRDRVTITVADDGRGLDADRIREEAVEAGVVTETEAAELEESAVYDLVFHPGLSTASEVTDVSGRGVGMDVVRRTMETLNGSVSIESEPGEGTTVTMTLPVSVAIDDVLFVESGGEQFGLPVDVVRDVADGRFVTETDEGRVFDDGDDPLPVIELDDALDAPGPGDDRDGMVVRVRDDVRSVALHCETVHGRREVVVNPFEGFMRDVPGVGGATVRGRGEVVTILDVATL; encoded by the coding sequence ATGGATGAGTACGTTCGGGAGTTCGTCGAAGAGGCAGACGAAGCGATCACGGAACTAAACACGCTCCTGCTCGAACTGGAGCGCTCGCCGTCTGACGAGGCCGTTCTCGAGGAGATATTTCGGACGGCGCACACCCTGAAGGGCAACGCCGGAGCGATCGGGCTCGATCGAGTCAGCGATCTGGCCCACGCGTTCGAGGACCTGCTCGACGCGATTCGGGCCGGAACGGTCGAGGTCACGCCCTCGCTGATGGACACGATCTTCGAGACGGTCGACGCGCTCGAAGCGATGATCGAGGAGGTCGCTCGAACCGGTGCGATCGAAACGGACCCGGAACCGATGGTCCGTCGGCTTCGAGACCCTCTCGCTGCTGGGACCCGAACGCTCGAGGAGCCGACGGACGAGGCGGTCGACGCGATCCTCGCTCGGTTCGACCCGCCAACCCACCCGGACCACGAGGCGTATCTCGCCCGGATGCGGATCGCCGAGTCGGACCGGTTGAACAACGGGCTTGTCGTCGTGGAGGCGCTGATCGACGCGTTCGACCTGATCGGCACCGACCCCTCCCGGACGGCTATCGAGAACGACGGGTACGGCGACCGGATCGACGCCGTCTTCGCGACCGCCGTCGGAACGTCCGCGATCCGGGCGGCGCTGGAACCGGTCGACGCGGTCGAATCGTTCACTATCACGCGCGTGACCGACCGGTTCGAGGCGGCGGGGACCGGATCGACCGTCGAGGACGATCTCGCCGCGATCGATCTCTCGTCGGACGAGGCCAACGCGCTCTCGGTCGACGAGTTGCTCGACGAATTTTCCGAACTCGACGATATCGACGCGCTCGCCGAGACGATCGACGATGCGAGCGAGTTCGACGACATCGACGACGCCGGTTCGTTCGACGATCTGTTCGACTCGGAGTCGACTGACGCGGCGGCCGATACGGAACCGGCGTCGTCGACGGAGAGCACGTCCGAGACGGAGGATGTGGAGGACGCCAACGCCGTCTTCTCGGAACTGCAGGACGAAGTCGAGATGGTCGGCTTCGACGAACTCCAGGCCGAACTCGAGGAGCTCGAATTCGACGAGTTCGACGAGGAAGAGATCGGCATGGACGAACTCCTCGGTGACGACGTCGACCCCGACGACCCGACCTTCCTCGATATCGAGAGCGACGAGGAGGCGGCGGGCGCCGACGATTCGGGCGAGGACGTAGCCGCGACGTCGTGGGAGACGGCCGCCGAAACGGACGAAGCCACGATCGGCGCAAACGCGGACCCGTCGGTGGACGCGGGCGACGGTTCGGCGGCCGACGACGCGGCCGACGTGACGGTAGAGACGGATGCGGAGGCCGCGACGGCCCACGACTCGGAGGCGGCGACGGTCGTCGACGACGCGGCTGACGCGGATGGCGAATCGGCGACCCCAGACGAATCCGAGGTCGACTGGGAACCGGATCCGGCGGCCGACTGGGAACCGGACTCGGAGCCCGAGAGCGCCTCGGCCGACGACGCATCCCGACCGGCAACGGCGGGAGAGTCGACCCGGGCGGATTCCTCCGAGACGGAACCGACCCGGGCCGACGCGCCCGCCGAGGGCCAACCGGACTGGATCGCCGAAATCGGGCCCGACGCGGCGGCCGCGGACGACGCTCCGTCGTCTTCGGTGGACCAAGCGGGCGCCGCCGATCGGTCGAGTACCGATCCAGACGCGGCGGCGACGGGTTCGGCGGTCGACGAACCGGAATCGCCCGCGGGTGAGGCCGATCCCGACGAGTTCGCCGACGCGCTCTTCGGCGGCCCGCCGTCGGACGCCGACGAAACCGAGGATGACGGCTCGGCCGACGACGAACCGGCTGACCGGGGTGTCGAACCGACTGCGCCGGGGGAGTCCGAGCGCGAAGAGTCCGCCGAGGCCCCAGCGGCCGAGGGCGTCACCGACGAAGCGGCGACAGTATCGTCGGAACGGCCGGACGAGTCGCCGGAGGGAGCCGAATCGCCGGACGAGTCGCCGGAGGGAGCTGAATCGCCGATCGAAGAATCGGATTCGGTCGACTCGGCGGCTGCCGAATCGGACCCTGCGCCCACGGAGTCGGCCGGTGTGGACGGTCACGAATCGGCGGTCGACGAACCAGACGAACCCGAACCGACGGCCGATGCCGACCCGGACGGCGGCGGGTTCGAGGCCGCTGCGGGTGCGGATTCCGACGCCGACGACGTCTTCGACCCGACCGACATTCCGGATCCGTCGTCGATCGGGGCCGACGTGGACGTCGATGCGGATGCGGCCGATGACGTCGAGCCGGATTCGGCCGATGACGTCGCGGCGCCGGCCGACGCCTTCGACCCGTCGGCTGACCTCGGCGACGTCTCGTTCGATCCGGACGCGGACGCAGCCGGATCGGCGACCGGCGAACCGGATGCTGGCGTCGACGACTGGGGCGAGGAACCGTCACCCTGGGACGCAGACGCGGACGACGCGGCCGCGTTTTCCGCGGTCGGGACGGGGGCAGAATCGGCCGAATTCGACGACGAGTTCGGCGTGGACGAGTCCGGCGCCGACGCGTTCGTCGAATTCGACGAAGACGACGCGTCGTTCGCGGACCCGGCCGACGATGCAGACGCGTCGGCGGACGGGGACGATCCCGAGGATCCGGTTCTCGCGAAACTCGACGCGATGGAGATCCCGGACATCACCATCCCCGAACGCGCCGAGGTCGACGCCGAGTCCGCGGTCGAAGACGGGGCGCAGTCGGTCCGCGTCGATCGCGAGTCCATCGATTCCCTGCTCCAACTGGTCGAGGGACTCGTCACCTCGCGGGTGCGATTGCGATCCGCGGTCGACGATCGGGCCCCCTACGAGGAACTCGATCGCGAACTCGACGACCTCGAAGAGATCACCACGGAACTCCAGGAGACGGTGATGGACGTCCGACTCGTCCCGCTCGAGACGGTGACGAACCGGCTGCCGCGCCTCGTCCGAGACCTGGCTCGGGAACAGGAGAAGCAGATCGACCTCGAGCGCGAAAACGACGGCGTCGAACTCGACCGGCGGCTGCTCGACGAGATCGGCGATCCGCTCATCCACCTCGTTAGAAACGCGGTGGATCACGGGATCGAACCGCCCGAGGAACGCGAGGACGCCGGGAAGCCGCCGGAGGGGACGATCACGATCGATGCCGACCGGGTGCGCGATCGAGTCACGATCACGGTGGCCGACGACGGGCGCGGCCTCGACGCGGATCGCATTCGAGAGGAGGCGGTCGAGGCCGGCGTCGTCACCGAAACGGAGGCCGCCGAACTCGAGGAGTCGGCGGTCTACGACCTGGTGTTCCACCCCGGGCTCTCGACGGCCAGCGAGGTAACCGACGTCAGCGGTCGCGGCGTCGGGATGGACGTGGTCCGGCGGACCATGGAGACGCTCAACGGGAGCGTCTCGATCGAGAGCGAGCCGGGCGAGGGGACGACGGTGACGATGACGCTGCCGGTGAGCGTGGCCATCGACGACGTCCTCTTCGTCGAGAGCGGCGGCGAGCAGTTCGGCCTGCCGGTCGACGTCGTCAGGGACGTCGCGGACGGCCGGTTCGTCACCGAGACCGACGAGGGGCGGGTGTTCGACGACGGCGACGACCCGCTGCCGGTCATCGAACTCGACGACGCCCTCGACGCACCGGGACCCGGTGACGATCGCGACGGAATGGTCGTCCGGGTCCGCGACGACGTTCGATCGGTGGCGCTGCACTGCGAGACGGTCCACGGGCGTCGGGAAGTCGTCGTCAACCCGTTCGAGGGGTTCATGCGCGACGTGCCAGGCGTCGGCGGGGCGACCGTCCGCGGCCGGGGCGAGGTGGTTACGATTCTCGACGTGGCAACGTTATAA
- a CDS encoding chemotaxis protein CheD — translation MKTYGTEPGAPEPVQVGISDLAVSEGDDTLKSYGLGSCLAIALYDPETGIGGLAHTMLPDGDAADNSDVKPGKYADTAIRALLRRMVERGATYTDVEAKIAGGADMFEFQSFGDGVGRRNTAAARAELEKLGVPLVSEDVGGSFGRTVEFTPGTGVLRIKRADGDHGVSEL, via the coding sequence ATGAAAACGTACGGAACCGAACCCGGCGCGCCGGAACCGGTTCAGGTCGGCATCTCCGACCTCGCCGTCTCCGAGGGCGACGACACGCTGAAATCCTACGGGCTGGGGTCGTGTCTCGCGATCGCGCTGTACGATCCGGAGACGGGGATCGGCGGCCTGGCGCACACGATGTTGCCCGACGGCGACGCGGCCGACAACAGCGACGTCAAACCCGGCAAGTACGCCGACACGGCCATCCGCGCGCTCCTCCGCCGGATGGTCGAGCGAGGCGCGACCTACACCGACGTCGAGGCGAAGATCGCCGGCGGTGCGGACATGTTCGAGTTTCAGAGCTTCGGCGACGGCGTCGGCCGGCGCAACACGGCGGCGGCCAGGGCCGAACTCGAGAAGCTCGGCGTCCCGCTCGTCTCGGAGGACGTCGGCGGCAGTTTCGGCCGGACGGTCGAGTTCACCCCGGGGACGGGCGTCCTGCGCATCAAGCGCGCGGACGGCGACCACGGAGTGTCCGAGTTGTGA
- a CDS encoding chemotaxis protein CheC — MTLKVDIRKLSFINEMAKVGTNGVADNLSKLTGEDARMEVTKTNFIDVDDIQSQLDAGKRVGVRVRLLDEPHGHILVLFPESSAKKITALMLRDVVDDMGNVSGKMARSAVEEMGNMMASGFIDGWADVLGRAIDTAAPQLVYAPAGDIVVRTAGLGGDDLALFFDSNLTVPSYQIEAEIYAFPDLEEFVSMVNEIEPQPA; from the coding sequence ATGACGCTGAAAGTAGACATTCGAAAACTGAGCTTCATCAACGAGATGGCCAAGGTCGGAACGAACGGGGTCGCGGACAACCTGAGCAAGCTCACCGGCGAGGACGCCCGGATGGAGGTCACGAAGACGAACTTCATCGACGTCGACGACATCCAGTCCCAGCTCGACGCCGGGAAGCGCGTCGGCGTCCGCGTCCGACTGCTCGACGAACCGCACGGCCACATCCTGGTCCTCTTTCCGGAGTCGAGCGCGAAGAAGATCACGGCGCTCATGCTCAGAGACGTCGTCGACGACATGGGCAACGTCTCCGGAAAGATGGCCCGCAGCGCCGTCGAGGAGATGGGCAACATGATGGCGTCGGGCTTCATCGATGGCTGGGCGGACGTCCTGGGTCGGGCGATCGACACGGCCGCGCCGCAACTCGTCTACGCGCCGGCGGGCGACATCGTCGTCCGCACGGCCGGGCTCGGCGGCGACGACCTGGCGCTGTTCTTCGACTCGAACCTGACAGTCCCGAGCTACCAGATCGAGGCGGAGATCTACGCCTTCCCCGACCTCGAGGAGTTCGTCTCGATGGTCAACGAGATCGAACCACAGCCCGCATGA
- a CDS encoding chemotaxis protein CheC, whose amino-acid sequence MKLDVNALGTFYRMAREGAGLAAGRLTGMTGVDTQVGVTKLNFMRGDEIRHDFEDGTSKVGIRVELSGGIDGHSVVVFERESVQTILEALLAEADTDEFDELSQSAATEVGQIMNNGFIDGWADVLETVIDVSTPEFVEGETAEPFFGGLEAAPDSDDLALVFQSHIEAVGHETGFRHYLFPEHDSMARLLDRIRTSDGIEYDKLEGFDRMAEQGAEEVAKTATTLTGIETSVEIRRLNFLSLEAIPAEVADERLVGVAFEFDGTPSGYLLFLFDEDSAHEIVDAMVPTETDGEGEFDEMGRSAITELGNIMASGFLDGWANVLDTTIDHSTPEFIHDIGAAAVDPVVVRLGESQDYAFVFDTKVVADGREFDCEVYAIPDEDDLERALNALEVDRIDETPTTAEFADIEGT is encoded by the coding sequence ATGAAACTGGACGTCAACGCCCTCGGCACGTTCTACCGGATGGCCCGCGAGGGCGCCGGCCTCGCGGCCGGCCGACTCACCGGCATGACCGGCGTCGACACGCAGGTCGGCGTAACGAAACTCAACTTCATGCGCGGCGACGAGATCCGCCACGACTTCGAGGACGGGACGAGCAAGGTTGGCATCCGGGTCGAACTCTCCGGCGGCATCGACGGCCACTCGGTCGTGGTCTTCGAGCGCGAGAGCGTCCAGACGATCCTCGAAGCGTTGCTCGCCGAGGCCGACACCGACGAGTTCGACGAACTGAGCCAGTCCGCGGCGACCGAAGTCGGACAGATCATGAACAACGGATTCATCGACGGCTGGGCCGACGTCTTAGAGACCGTCATCGACGTCTCGACCCCGGAGTTCGTCGAGGGCGAGACGGCCGAGCCGTTCTTCGGCGGGCTCGAGGCCGCGCCGGACTCGGACGATCTCGCGCTCGTCTTCCAGAGTCACATCGAGGCCGTCGGTCACGAGACCGGGTTCAGACACTACCTCTTTCCCGAACACGACTCGATGGCCCGCCTACTCGATCGGATCCGGACGAGCGACGGGATCGAGTACGACAAACTGGAAGGCTTCGATCGGATGGCCGAGCAGGGCGCCGAGGAGGTGGCGAAGACGGCGACGACGCTCACCGGAATCGAGACCAGCGTCGAGATCAGGCGCCTCAACTTCCTCTCGCTCGAGGCCATTCCGGCCGAAGTCGCCGACGAGCGCCTCGTCGGCGTCGCCTTCGAGTTCGACGGCACCCCGAGTGGCTACCTGCTCTTCCTGTTCGACGAGGACTCCGCCCACGAGATCGTCGACGCGATGGTCCCGACCGAGACCGACGGCGAGGGCGAGTTCGACGAGATGGGTCGGAGCGCGATCACGGAACTTGGAAACATCATGGCGAGTGGATTTTTAGACGGCTGGGCGAACGTCCTCGATACGACGATCGACCACTCCACGCCGGAGTTCATCCACGACATCGGTGCCGCGGCCGTCGATCCCGTCGTCGTCCGGCTCGGCGAATCCCAGGACTACGCGTTCGTCTTCGACACGAAGGTCGTCGCCGACGGCCGCGAGTTCGACTGCGAGGTGTACGCGATCCCCGACGAGGACGATCTCGAACGCGCGCTGAACGCCCTCGAGGTCGATCGAATCGACGAAACGCCGACGACCGCCGAGTTCGCGGACATCGAAGGCACATGA